The genomic window TACTCCCTGAGATCGACTCCGGTTTCGACTATCTCCACTTTGCTTACACGCTTCCAATCGCCAACGAGCTTATCGCCATCGTCTTGGTACTCCTTGGCACTCTCATCGTCGCCACCGTCACTGCCATCCGAGTCGTGGGCCGAGCGAATTTTGATGAGCTGCGCGCAGGAGATCGGTAGGTGTGACGTGAACAATCGCCGCCGAGATTGACGAGCCCGTTCATCTTGATCCCATCCCGAAAGGGGCTGTGGGGGCGGATTGGATGTCTCCTCACCTATGGTTCACCGATAGAGCGCTCGCCGAGAGGTCCGCCTCACGACATCACCTACGCCATGCCGCATCCGCGACTCGCCAGCATGACAACCGGACATCGTCGGACTTCCTTACCCACGACACTGAGCCAAAGGTTGATCCCTGTTGCTTAATCTTTGAGTCGCGCTGGAGTTGGAACAAGTATCCCTCCGATCATCGAAGCTCCGATACCCGCTCGACTGGGCTAGGTGCGAATGTATTCCCTCCAGCAGTCATCGACATGGAGGTAATCGATACACAAGCGCGAGAGCAAATACTTACATATCTGCATCCCTGCATCTCCGATCGTGCTCGTGGAGGAAAGCTTGAACAGAACCACTGCCTTGGAGCCACTACCTCGTAACCTTTGCGCTCCTTTGGGCACGAACCCATACACAATCAAGCACTTACCGATCCCCACCTAGGAGCCTGCGCTAGTGGAACTGTGAGCAGTAGGCGAGGCAACCAGAGGGTTTAGGGTTACCGTAGTTGAGCCGCGATTGCTCCCCTGCTGCTCGTTTTCCCGGCGAGCCAGCGTAGGAACCCGCACCCAAGCAGATCACGAGCCCCAACTGCTCCTCCGCGTCCACTAGTAACTCGCATAGTGCTGTCTCGGATAGCCTGGCGCTTCGAAAGTTAGGTTAGCCTACACGCATGACCACGAACGAGGGGATACCCTCACCACCTCGATGGATAACCGACCACGATGCCGCTCACTCAGCTTGGTACATCGAACGTTTTCGAACCCTCGCCGCCCGAGGTGCCGACCTGGAGGGTGAAGCGCGCCTCCTCGACACCATTATCCCTCGACACTCGCGTATCCTGGATGCAGGCTGTGGTCCAGGGAGAGTCGCGGCGGCCCTATTCGCGCGTGGCCATCGCGTGGTCGGAGTCGACGTCGACCCTCTTCTGCTCACCGCAGCAACCGAGGACCATCCTGGCCCAGTCTGGGTCAACGCCGATCTCGCCACCATGGATCTCGCCTCACTTGGAGAGGGGGAACTCTTCGACGCCGCGATCGTCGCTGGCAACGTCATGACCTATCTCGCCGTCAATACGGGTGCACGAGTTTTACATAACCTCAACATTCACCTGAAAGGGGATGCCCCGATCGCTGTCGGCTTTGGCCTCGACCGAGGCTACGACCTCGCCACCTTCGATCACGACATCCAAGAAGCCGGCCTGATCCTCGAACACCGCTTCGCCACTTGGGACCTGCGTCCTTGGTCACCGGCGGCCACCTTTGCAGTATCGATCCTACGAACTCCCTAGCCGAGCAACACCCATCCACTCGCAACTGCGGTTTCGACCGGATCCGTCTTCTCATCTTCAGGCAACAGCCCCTGCGGTCTCCGGTTTGCCAACGGCCCCAATATCCAGCGAGGCAGGCACGCCATTTGCATAGGACAGATGGCGTGAATGTTCGCTGAGCAAGCTTACCAATCACGACAAATTGATAATCAAATGCGTTAGCATTGACCGAGTAGGCAATATAGCATTGACCGAGTAGGCAATGAGATGTCCTATTGGAGTATTTGTAGGAGGCACAACCTTGTCGAATCAACGGCGACCCTGGTGGATCGTACTGGCAATTCTCGCGTTATTCCTTGCAGCCTGCGGCTCCACAACTTCACAACACGTGGCGACGAAGTCGACCGGTCGAGGGTCTACTCCGTCTCGATCCACAACCAATCCCGCTA from Ferrimicrobium sp. includes these protein-coding regions:
- a CDS encoding class I SAM-dependent methyltransferase — its product is MPSPPRWITDHDAAHSAWYIERFRTLAARGADLEGEARLLDTIIPRHSRILDAGCGPGRVAAALFARGHRVVGVDVDPLLLTAATEDHPGPVWVNADLATMDLASLGEGELFDAAIVAGNVMTYLAVNTGARVLHNLNIHLKGDAPIAVGFGLDRGYDLATFDHDIQEAGLILEHRFATWDLRPWSPAATFAVSILRTP